A genomic segment from Saprospiraceae bacterium encodes:
- the istB gene encoding IS21-like element helper ATPase IstB has product MKKLQHLKQQMNLLRWNATGMQIEQLLHQAQEQQPSYLEWLLGITQCEIDYKHEKAMERRLKKASLPIQHQLDHFDISHPNGVSTQQLKQLRELLWLEQHYNLILMGPSGVGKTFIAAGLAYDAIKTGYDALFRTMQQLLDTLKLKDITPTAKAEYQRFLKAQLLVIDDMMMFPMEKNDANRLFHLINHLHEQSSIVITTNKSPKEWAQVLNDEVLATAMLDRLLYRCEIIQLTGKSYRLANRKTIFENTIESDS; this is encoded by the coding sequence ATGAAAAAATTACAACACCTCAAGCAACAAATGAACCTGCTCAGATGGAATGCCACTGGCATGCAGATCGAACAATTGTTGCACCAAGCCCAAGAACAACAGCCCTCTTATCTGGAATGGTTGCTAGGCATTACTCAATGTGAGATCGACTACAAACACGAAAAAGCAATGGAGCGGAGGCTAAAAAAAGCAAGTCTACCGATCCAACACCAACTCGATCACTTTGACATTAGCCATCCAAATGGTGTATCAACTCAACAACTGAAGCAACTCAGAGAATTACTCTGGCTCGAACAGCACTATAACCTTATCCTAATGGGACCTAGCGGAGTAGGAAAAACTTTCATCGCCGCAGGACTAGCATATGATGCTATCAAAACTGGATACGATGCCCTGTTCAGAACCATGCAACAGCTACTGGATACACTCAAACTCAAAGATATAACGCCTACTGCCAAAGCTGAATACCAGCGCTTTCTCAAAGCCCAACTCCTGGTCATCGATGATATGATGATGTTCCCAATGGAGAAAAATGACGCTAACCGATTGTTCCACCTGATCAATCACTTGCACGAACAAAGTTCGATCGTTATCACAACCAACAAAAGTCCTAAGGAGTGGGCACAAGTCCTCAACGATGAAGTCCTCGCAACGGCCATGCTAGACCGACTACTGTACCGATGTGAAATTATCCAGCTTACTGGTAAAAGCTACCGATTGGCAAATCGAAAAACTATTTTTGAAAATACCATCGAATCAGACAGCTGA
- the istA gene encoding IS21 family transposase yields the protein MKNYQTQRVMLYFQINQLLREHFTISQISEKLSISRTTVYFYADMSEEAFLEWVKGMRKKSKKLSPYEDQIKSRLSQHPELSGYQIHDWMLEHHPQLKVSRRTVSNFVCYLRQVYQLAKPAKEKQGREYTAVEDQAYGRQAQVDFGVYEMPTSQGSSHKVYFMITVLSRSRYKHVYFLDRPFTTADVVKAHESAFTHFGGIPQQMVYDQDKLMVVSENGGDILFTEKFRAYLKVRKFETFVCRGSDPETKGKSESVVKYVKTNFLNQRQFINAEILNAECIAWLERTGNGQLHGTTRRIPTQDFLIEQASLQALDPANLSFLEYTVYHVRKDNLITWKSNRYSVPAGTYKGKGTKVWVKVEGKNLVICQQDKTPIAQHEISLDKGQTITNSNHKRDRSQTIKLLIEQVAQLFTDQSSAQAYFAQLQQAKPRYIRDQLLLIKKAIGKSNAEYADQALKFCQTNTILNANDFSAVLDQLSRTDHPAQVEVEQLLMEDVDRKHYLATPQKSSITDYESILNPNNLSV from the coding sequence ATGAAGAACTATCAAACCCAACGTGTGATGTTATACTTTCAGATCAATCAATTGCTGCGAGAGCATTTTACAATATCGCAGATTAGCGAGAAGCTATCCATTAGCCGAACGACGGTGTACTTTTATGCGGATATGAGTGAGGAGGCCTTCCTGGAGTGGGTCAAGGGTATGCGCAAGAAGTCAAAGAAACTTAGCCCTTATGAGGATCAGATCAAAAGTCGGCTGAGCCAGCATCCGGAACTGTCTGGCTACCAGATACATGATTGGATGCTGGAGCATCATCCACAGCTTAAGGTGAGTCGTCGTACAGTATCTAATTTTGTATGCTATCTACGCCAGGTCTATCAGCTTGCCAAGCCAGCTAAAGAGAAACAGGGTCGGGAGTATACAGCCGTCGAGGATCAAGCTTATGGTAGGCAAGCCCAGGTAGATTTTGGGGTGTACGAGATGCCGACTAGCCAAGGATCATCTCATAAGGTCTACTTTATGATTACGGTTTTATCCCGCTCGCGCTATAAACACGTCTATTTTCTGGACCGGCCCTTCACTACGGCAGATGTGGTGAAAGCTCATGAGTCAGCATTTACTCATTTTGGAGGTATTCCTCAGCAGATGGTCTACGATCAGGACAAACTGATGGTGGTCAGTGAAAACGGTGGAGATATTTTATTTACTGAAAAGTTTAGGGCCTACCTCAAGGTTCGTAAGTTCGAGACCTTTGTATGTCGTGGCAGTGATCCGGAAACTAAAGGTAAATCAGAAAGTGTGGTCAAATATGTGAAGACCAATTTTTTGAATCAGCGTCAGTTTATCAATGCGGAAATACTCAATGCCGAGTGTATAGCCTGGTTGGAACGAACGGGCAATGGTCAGCTACACGGAACAACTAGGCGCATTCCCACTCAAGACTTTTTAATTGAACAGGCATCCCTCCAAGCCCTTGACCCAGCCAACTTATCGTTTTTGGAGTATACAGTCTACCATGTTCGCAAAGACAATTTGATTACCTGGAAAAGCAATCGTTATTCGGTTCCAGCAGGTACCTACAAGGGTAAAGGCACCAAAGTATGGGTCAAAGTAGAGGGAAAAAACCTAGTCATTTGTCAACAAGATAAAACGCCCATTGCCCAGCATGAAATCAGTTTAGACAAGGGGCAGACTATCACCAACTCTAATCATAAGCGGGATCGAAGTCAGACGATCAAACTACTCATCGAGCAAGTGGCTCAACTGTTCACCGATCAATCATCAGCTCAGGCTTATTTTGCTCAACTACAACAGGCCAAACCCCGGTATATCCGCGATCAATTGCTCCTCATCAAAAAGGCTATTGGTAAATCCAATGCTGAATACGCAGATCAAGCCCTAAAGTTTTGCCAGACCAATACCATTTTAAATGCAAATGACTTTAGCGCTGTCTTAGACCAACTTAGCAGGACGGACCATCCTGCCCAAGTGGAAGTGGAACAGCTTCTGATGGAAGATGTAGATCGTAAGCACTATCTGGCCACCCCTCAAAAGAGTAGCATCACTGATTACGAATCGATTCTTAATCCAAATAACTTATCCGTATGA